A part of Gemmatimonas groenlandica genomic DNA contains:
- a CDS encoding c-type cytochrome, producing MTPETRAPRDRENDDPEEQIRPLPRALLALALAGGLWGGWYLTRSESGVSPMLGDQRTVAAFAAPPANAAVDGAQVFTGKCAGCHQASGLGLPGVFPPLAKSPWVSGSEERLLAILLHGIQGPIEVLGSTYNGMMPAWNTLSDAELAAVSTYVRNAFGNTGSAITVSEVATARAATAARTSPWAGGEELERVP from the coding sequence ATGACGCCGGAAACGCGGGCACCGCGGGATCGGGAGAACGACGACCCGGAAGAACAAATCCGTCCGTTGCCACGCGCCTTGCTGGCGCTGGCATTGGCCGGTGGGCTGTGGGGCGGCTGGTATCTCACGCGCAGCGAGTCGGGCGTCTCCCCCATGCTTGGCGATCAGCGCACCGTGGCGGCATTCGCCGCGCCACCGGCCAACGCCGCGGTTGATGGTGCGCAGGTCTTCACGGGCAAATGTGCAGGGTGCCATCAAGCCAGTGGACTTGGCTTGCCGGGGGTGTTTCCGCCGTTGGCGAAATCGCCGTGGGTGTCGGGCTCAGAGGAACGGCTGTTGGCGATTTTGCTGCACGGGATTCAAGGTCCGATCGAGGTGTTGGGAAGCACCTACAACGGCATGATGCCGGCGTGGAATACGCTCAGCGACGCCGAGCTCGCGGCGGTGTCCACGTATGTGCGGAATGCGTTCGGCAATACGGGCAGCGCGATTACCGTGAGCGAAGTGGCAACGGCACGCGCCGCCACCGCGGCACGCACCTCGCCGTGGGCTGGTGGCGAGGAGCTGGAGCGCGTCCCGTGA